Proteins co-encoded in one Aethina tumida isolate Nest 87 chromosome 7, icAetTumi1.1, whole genome shotgun sequence genomic window:
- the LOC109603608 gene encoding leucine--tRNA ligase, cytoplasmic, giving the protein MANVERKGTFKVEYLQKIESQVRERWEKEKIFEVDAPAAQKKSNDEKFICTFPYPYMNGRLHLGHTFSLSKCEFAVRYNRLKGKNVLFPFGFHCTGMPIKACADKLKREMEDFGNPPQFPSEDNVSVKEEKDDIIPKDKSKGKKSKAVAKAGTAKYQWQIMQSLGIQDEEIAKFADANYWLDYFPPLAVEDLKRFGIHVDWRRTFITTDANPFYDSFIRWQFIRLKERNKIKFGKRHTIYSPKDGQPCMDHDRSSGEGVGPQQYTIVKMKLLEPYPKTLSVVKNKPVYLVAATLRPETLYGQTNCWVRPDIKYVATETKSGDIYISTRRSARNMSYQGFSKVEGKMDVIAEILGEELLGCSISSPNCTFEKIYCLPMLSIKEDKGTGVVISVPSDSPDDYAALVDLKKKQPFREKYGIKDEMVLPFDPIPIINIADFGDLAAVTVYEQLNIQSQNDKDKLLQAKEMVYLKGFYDGVLLVGEHKGKKIQDVKKDITQKLIDNNQALEYQEPEKTIISRSGDECVVALCDQWYLDYGEENWKKQAEKSLEHMNVYHDEVRKNFVSCLNWLHEYACSRTYGLGSKLPWDPQWLIESLSDSTIYNAYYTVAHLLQGNTFRGDKPNALGIKAEQLTPEVWDYIFFKEAKYPKTDIPKAKLDKLKHEFEYWYPIDLRVSGKDLIQNHLTYYIYNHCAIWPNDETKWPKGIRANGHLMLNSMKMSKSDGNFLTLTDAIEKFSADVTRLCLADAGDSVEDANFAETMAEASILRLYTFIEWVKEAIASKDTYRTGPFNDFNDQVFSSEINLKIKETDEFYKKLLFKEALRTGFFEFQAARDKYRELSLDGMHVDLVMKFIEVQALIMSPICPHVAEHVWELLGKKTSILKAEWPKVGVIDETQIHASEYLMETAHSFRIHLKTYMQGVKTKNNQKPVPVPQPNLLTIWVAKSVPAWQNCILTTLKTLYEKNGSLPDNKQLAVEFGKKEELKKFMKKVMPFVQATREKFQQLGTKAFAVTLEFDEAELLLNNSKYLAKSLGVEFVKVKFTDGPDANEKMKDCCPGSPFVIFSNIEGVEIDFVNPEPHNGLFSQKLTILEGDDYNKIKQRLVKEISAIKSSQKVELWRYEDPILGPSKIPVFNEPTKNKVLIPEDASFVVDVEKKIVTLVVGKDKFDLGKSVTYLVKNETETV; this is encoded by the exons ATG GCAAATGTTGAACGGAAAGGCACGTTCAAAGTTGAATACTTGCAAAAAATCGAGTCGCAAGTGCGTGAACGGTGGGAAAAAGAGAAAATCTTTGAGGTAGACGCTCCGGCAgcacaaaaaaaatcaaatgatgaaaaatttatatgcacCTTCCCCTATCCATACATGAACGGCCGTTTGCATTTGGGCCATACGTTTTCATTGTCGAAATGCGAATTTGCCGTGCGGTACAACAGATTGAAGGGAAAAAACGTTCTCTTCCCCTTTGGTTTTCACTGCACTGGTATGCCCATTAAGGCCTGTGCTGACAAACTGAAGAGGGAAATGGAAGATTTTGGTAATCCACCTCAATTTCCCAGTGAAGATAATGTGTCTGTTAAGGAGGAAAAAGATGACATCATCCCTAAGGACAAGAGCAAAGGCAAAAAA agTAAGGCGGTGGCAAAAGCTGGTACCGCAAAATATCAATGGCAAATAATGCAAAGTTTGGGGATACAAGACGAAGAAATCGCCAAATTTGCTGACGCGAACTATTGGCTAGATTATTTCCCTCCTTTGGCTGTTGAAGATTTAAAACGATTCGGTATTCAC GTTGATTGGAGGAGAACGTTTATAACAACGGACGCGAATCCGTTCTACGATTCATTCATCAGGTGGCAGTTCATAAGGTTGAAGGAAAGAAATAAGATCAAGTTCGGAAAACGACATACCATTTATTCACCTAAGGATGGCCAACCGTGCATGGATCACGATCGATCATCTGGCGAAGGAGTCGGACCTCAACAATACACCATTGTCAAAATGAAACTGTTGGAACCATACCCCAAAACTTTAAG CGTTGTTAAAAATAAGCCGGTGTATCTAGTTGCGGCAACTTTGAGACCGGAAACGTTGTATGGTCAAACCAACTGTTGGGTCAGACCTGACATTAAATACGTCGCCACCGAAACAAAATCCGGGGACATTTATATTAGCACCAGGAGATCGGCCCGGAATATGTCTTATCAAGGATTTTCTAAGGTGGAGGGAAAAATGGACGTGATTGCCGAAATTCTCGGCGAG GAATTGTTAGGTTGTTCAATTTCTTCTCCAAATTGTACGTTCGAAAAAATCTACTGTCTTCCAATGCTTAGCATAAAAGAAGACAAGGGAACAGGCGTGGTTATCAGCGTTCCCTCCGACTCTCCCGATGATTATGCAGCTCTCGTCGACTTGAAGAAGAAACAACCTTTCAGAGAAAAGTACGGGATCAAAGACGAAATGGTACTGCCGTTCGATCCCATACCGATCATTAACATCGCTGACTTTGGTGATTTGGCCGCCGTCACTGTGTACGAACAGCTCAATATCCAAAGCCAAAACGACAAGGACAAACTGTTACAGGCAAAAGAGATGGTTTACTTGAAAGGATTTTATGATGGGGTCTTGTTGGTTGGTGAGCATAAGGGCAAAAAGATACAAGACGTTAAGAAAGACATCACCCAAAAACTGATTGATAATAATCAAGCTCTAGAATATCAAGAACcggaaaaaacaattatatcacGTTCCGGTGATGAATGTGTGGTGGCCCTTTGTGACCAATGGTACTTGGATTACGGCGAGGAAAACTGGAAGAAACAAGCGGAAAAGTCTTTGGAACACATGAACGTATACCACGACGAAGTCAGGAAGAATTTCGTCAGTTGTCTCAACTGGTTGCACGAGTACGCGTGTTCCAGAACTTACGGTTTGGGTAGCAAGTTACCGTGGGACCCGCAATGGCTTATCGAATCTCTCTCCGATTCGACGATCTACAACGCCTATTACACCGTGGCGCACTTGTTGCAAGGCAACACGTTCCGTGGCGACAAACCGAACGCCCTGGGCATCAAGGCGGAACAACTGACGCCCGAAGTTTGGGACTACATATTCTTCAAGGAAGCCAAGTATCCGAAAACCGACATACCCAAAGCGAAACTCGATAAACTCAAGCACGAGTTCGAGTATTGGTATCCGATTGATCTGCGCGTCTCCGGCAAGGACCTGATACAAAACCACTTGACCTATTACATCTACAATCACTGCGCCATTTGGCCCAACGACGAAACTAAGTGGCCGAAAGGTATCAGAGCTAACGGCCATCTCATGTTGAACTCCATGAAGATGTCGAAGTCCGACGGCAATTTCTTGACCCTCACCGACGCCATTGAGAAATTCAGCGCGGACGTGACGAGACTGTGTCTTGCGGACGCCGGTGATTCGGTCGAAGACGCCAACTTTGCCGAAACAATGGCGGAGGCGAGCATCTTAAGGCTGTACACTTTCATCGAATGGGTTAAGGAAGCGATCGCCAGCAAGGACACGTACAGAACTGGTCCCTTTAACGATTTTAACGACCAAGTGTTCTCTAgcgaaattaatttgaagatcaaagaaacTGATGAGTTCTACAAGAAGTTGTTGTTCAAGGAGGCGCTTCGTACTGGGTTCTTTGAATTCCAGGCTGCCAGAGATAAATATAGGGAATTGTCGTTGGATGGAATGCACGTGGATTTAGTTATGAAATTCATCGAAGTCCAAGCTTTAATTATGTCGCCGATTTGTCCCCACGTTGCTGAACACGTCTGGGAGTTGTTAGGgaag AAAACGAGTATTTTGAAAGCCGAATGGCCCAAAGTGGGCGTCATAGACGAAACACAAATACATGCTTCCGAATACTTGATGGAAACGGCGCATTCATTTAGAATCCATCTGAAGACATATATGCAAGGAGTTAAAACCAAAAACAATCAAAAACCAGTCCCAGTACCGCAACCAAATCTTTTAACAATCTGGGTGGCTAAATCTGTTCCAGCTTGGCAAAACTGCATTCTTACTACTTTGAAAACTTTATACGAG AAAAATGGTTCTTTGCCTGATAATAAACAACTAGCTGTCGAGTTTGGTAAGAAAGAGGAGCTGAAGAAGTTCATGAAAAAAGTGATGCCGTTTGTACAAGCCACGAGAGAAAAATTCCAACAATTGGGCACGAAAGCGTTTGCAGTTACTTTAGAGTTTGATGAAGCTGAACTACTTCTTAACAATAGCAAATATTTAGCGAAATCTCTTGGT GTCGAGTTTGTGAAAGTAAAATTCACTGATGGTCCAGACGCTAATGAGAAAATGAAGGACTGTTGTCCAGGCTCACCGTtcgttatattttcaaatattgaagGTGTTGAAATCGACTTCGTCAATCCGGAGCCTCATAATGGCCTGTTTTCACAGAAACTGACGATTTTGGAGGGCGAcgattacaacaaaataaaacaacgttTGGTGAAAGAAATTTCAGCCatcaaaa GTTCTCAAAAGGTTGAGTTGTGGAGATATGAAGATCCTATTTTGGGGCCTTCTAAGATTCCTGTTTTCAACGAACcgacaaaaaataaagttttaattccgGAAGACGCATCGTTCGTCGTCGATGttgaaaagaaaattgtaaCTCTGGTTGTTGGCAAAGACAAGTTTGACTTGGGTAAATCAGTAACCTACTTGGTAAAAAATGAAACGGAaacagtataa
- the LOC109603593 gene encoding ets DNA-binding protein pokkuri isoform X1: protein MAERAFWPYPTIHRVHKPKPLNLTDMYPDAHYGADETMKLVPGPLPPIPTSTAMDRLPLPLPFSPDILWRYPLGLPSMTGFGQPPSSPLLDYKSQLPSSLASDPRVWSREDVTTFLRWAEREFDLQPIDMDMFQMNGKAMCLLTRTDLAERAPGSGDVLHNVLQILVREANNFQRMLPSSPVTPTTRHPYPLSPHSHPPTPNWNMLQNSESFHGSHPASLAAHLMAQSNSVTLSPAPSIDSQAGSPQHLEQTFGHSIFSAGNGSGGSNPSDSDEDGYEKNGHAGSPPNTPSAYSLAPPLPHIPPRSPKEISSPGLFKREFFPNDSPEPNTNGRLLWDFLQQLLNDPSQRYTGYIAWKNRETGVFKIVDPAGLAKLWGIQKNHLSMNYDKMSRALRYYYRVNILRKVQGERHCYQFLRNPTELKNIKNISLLRQQMSPTNTKNAAAPSQLSIKPEPVEEQNGDQSNQQKSMDFDDKPTDLSMDGPTDLSSSSRHSSVNIVCSPDPPIVGPHH, encoded by the exons ATGGCAGAACGCGCATTTTGGCCGTACCCGACGATCCACCGCGTCCACAAGCCCAAACCGCTGAACCTGACCGACATGTATCCGGATGCACATTACGGAG CAGACGAAACGATGAAGCTAGTGCCAGGACCATTGCCACCAATACCCACATCCACAGCCATGGACAGACTTCCACTGCCGCTGCCCTTCAGCCCAGACATCCTGTGGAGGTACCCCTTGGGCCTCCCATCGATGACCGGCTTCGGACAACCTCCGTCGTCTCCCCTCTTGGACTACAAAAGCCAGCTGCCATCCAGTCTGGCGTCCGACCCGCGCGTCTGGTCGCGGGAAGACGTCACGACGTTCCTGCGCTGGGCCGAGCGGGAGTTCGACCTCCAACCCATCGACATGGACATGTTCCAGATGAACGGCAAGGCGATGTGCCTGTTAACCAGGACCGATCTGGCCGAAAGAGCGCCCGGCTCCGGCGACGTCTTGCACAACGTTCTGCAGATATTGGTCAGAGAGGCGAACAATTTCCAAAGGATGTTGCCGTCCAGTCCGGTAACGCCGACCACCAGGCACCCGTATCCGCTGTCGCCTCACTCACATCCCCCCACACCCAACTGGAACATGCTCCAGAACTCGGAATCGTTCCACGGCTCGCATCCGGCCTCTCTAGCCGCCCATTTGATGGCGCAGAGCAACTCGGTGACGTTGAGCCCGGCTCCGTCGATAGACAGTCAGGCGGGCAGTCCGCAGCATTTGGAACAGACGTTCGGACATTCCATCTTCAGTGCGGGCAACGGCAGCGGTGGCAGCAATCCTTCAGACTCAGATGAGGATGGATATGAAAAGAATGGACATGCTGGCAGTCCACCCAACACTCCCAGCGCCTATTCCTTGGCTCCGCCCCTACCCCACATCCCCCCAAGAAGTCCGAAGGAAATCTCCAGTCCCGGACTGTTTAAAAGGGAATTTTTCCCTAACGACTCACCTGAGCCTAATACAA ATGGCAGATTGTTGTGGGACTTTTTGCAACAATTACTAAACGATCCATCGCAAAGATATACCGGCTACATAGCGTGGAAGAACCGAGAGACTGGCGTATTCAAAATCGTCGATCCAGCTGGTTTGGCCAAATTGTGGGGCATCCAGAAGAATCATTTGTCCATGAACTACGACAAGATGAGTCGCGCCTTGAGGTACTACTACCGCGTGAATATCCTCAGAAAAGTACAAGGAGAGAGACACTGTTACCA GTTTTTGAGGAACCCGACTGAACTGaagaatatcaaaaatatatcgcTCCTGCGCCAACAAATGTCTCcgacaaatacaaaaaatgcGGCTGCACCCTCGCAGCTGAGCATAAAGCCTGAACCGGTCGAGGAGCAAAATGGCGATCAGTCCAACCAACAGAAGTCGATGGATTTCGACGACAAACCTACAGATCTGAGCATGGACGGTCCGACCGATTTGAGCAGTAGCAGTCGACACTCGAGCGTGAACATCGTTTGTTCGCCCGATCCGCCCATTGTGGGACCGCATCACTGA
- the LOC109603593 gene encoding ets DNA-binding protein pokkuri isoform X2 — MKLVPGPLPPIPTSTAMDRLPLPLPFSPDILWRYPLGLPSMTGFGQPPSSPLLDYKSQLPSSLASDPRVWSREDVTTFLRWAEREFDLQPIDMDMFQMNGKAMCLLTRTDLAERAPGSGDVLHNVLQILVREANNFQRMLPSSPVTPTTRHPYPLSPHSHPPTPNWNMLQNSESFHGSHPASLAAHLMAQSNSVTLSPAPSIDSQAGSPQHLEQTFGHSIFSAGNGSGGSNPSDSDEDGYEKNGHAGSPPNTPSAYSLAPPLPHIPPRSPKEISSPGLFKREFFPNDSPEPNTNGRLLWDFLQQLLNDPSQRYTGYIAWKNRETGVFKIVDPAGLAKLWGIQKNHLSMNYDKMSRALRYYYRVNILRKVQGERHCYQFLRNPTELKNIKNISLLRQQMSPTNTKNAAAPSQLSIKPEPVEEQNGDQSNQQKSMDFDDKPTDLSMDGPTDLSSSSRHSSVNIVCSPDPPIVGPHH, encoded by the exons ATGAAGCTAGTGCCAGGACCATTGCCACCAATACCCACATCCACAGCCATGGACAGACTTCCACTGCCGCTGCCCTTCAGCCCAGACATCCTGTGGAGGTACCCCTTGGGCCTCCCATCGATGACCGGCTTCGGACAACCTCCGTCGTCTCCCCTCTTGGACTACAAAAGCCAGCTGCCATCCAGTCTGGCGTCCGACCCGCGCGTCTGGTCGCGGGAAGACGTCACGACGTTCCTGCGCTGGGCCGAGCGGGAGTTCGACCTCCAACCCATCGACATGGACATGTTCCAGATGAACGGCAAGGCGATGTGCCTGTTAACCAGGACCGATCTGGCCGAAAGAGCGCCCGGCTCCGGCGACGTCTTGCACAACGTTCTGCAGATATTGGTCAGAGAGGCGAACAATTTCCAAAGGATGTTGCCGTCCAGTCCGGTAACGCCGACCACCAGGCACCCGTATCCGCTGTCGCCTCACTCACATCCCCCCACACCCAACTGGAACATGCTCCAGAACTCGGAATCGTTCCACGGCTCGCATCCGGCCTCTCTAGCCGCCCATTTGATGGCGCAGAGCAACTCGGTGACGTTGAGCCCGGCTCCGTCGATAGACAGTCAGGCGGGCAGTCCGCAGCATTTGGAACAGACGTTCGGACATTCCATCTTCAGTGCGGGCAACGGCAGCGGTGGCAGCAATCCTTCAGACTCAGATGAGGATGGATATGAAAAGAATGGACATGCTGGCAGTCCACCCAACACTCCCAGCGCCTATTCCTTGGCTCCGCCCCTACCCCACATCCCCCCAAGAAGTCCGAAGGAAATCTCCAGTCCCGGACTGTTTAAAAGGGAATTTTTCCCTAACGACTCACCTGAGCCTAATACAA ATGGCAGATTGTTGTGGGACTTTTTGCAACAATTACTAAACGATCCATCGCAAAGATATACCGGCTACATAGCGTGGAAGAACCGAGAGACTGGCGTATTCAAAATCGTCGATCCAGCTGGTTTGGCCAAATTGTGGGGCATCCAGAAGAATCATTTGTCCATGAACTACGACAAGATGAGTCGCGCCTTGAGGTACTACTACCGCGTGAATATCCTCAGAAAAGTACAAGGAGAGAGACACTGTTACCA GTTTTTGAGGAACCCGACTGAACTGaagaatatcaaaaatatatcgcTCCTGCGCCAACAAATGTCTCcgacaaatacaaaaaatgcGGCTGCACCCTCGCAGCTGAGCATAAAGCCTGAACCGGTCGAGGAGCAAAATGGCGATCAGTCCAACCAACAGAAGTCGATGGATTTCGACGACAAACCTACAGATCTGAGCATGGACGGTCCGACCGATTTGAGCAGTAGCAGTCGACACTCGAGCGTGAACATCGTTTGTTCGCCCGATCCGCCCATTGTGGGACCGCATCACTGA